From the genome of Nicotiana sylvestris chromosome 1, ASM39365v2, whole genome shotgun sequence:
CAGAGAGAATAAAATTATCTTACTTAGGGGtagtttggtaggatgcattagataaaataatgcatgcattagttttgtgtattaataatagtaccttgtttggtacactttttgatcttatgcattagttatgcaccctatttggtattatcctatgcataactaatgcataggaaTCCAtggtattttttttttgaattggtaactattgtatatattataaaaatCAGTACATAGGTTGCACTGAAAACCAAATTTACATAGAGAGAATTTATAGATATTCTAATTTGAGACCTAGCATGATCCTAGTATGTCTATGATTGTCAATGTATCTTCTGTGTACATCTGTTTGCACcaaaaacaaaatagaagaatacaattgagtttgatcttctGCAGTGAATTGCTTCTGTCTTCAAAACATCTAGTATTCCTTTCCCTCCAGACTGTCCACCAAATACATGCCGGAACAGTCCTCCATCTATCTCTGCTAGTTGCTTCAGCTCCAGCTTCCTCCCAGCTATAAATGACATCTTTAATCATGTATGGCATTGACCAAGAAATACCCCTAAGACTAATAAAGATTTTCCATAGTTGGTCTGTAATCTTGCAGTGTAGAAACAAATGGTTGACAGTTTCTGCATTTTCCCCACACAGAAAACATCTTGAACACAGAGAAATTCCCCTTTTTATGAGATTATCCTGGGTTAAAACCGCCTCCTTTGCTAGTAGCCAAGTGAAGCAGGCTACCTTGTATGGAATCTTTGTTTTCCATATATGTTTCCAAGGCCATGTGTCTACCTGTTGATTATCATGATTCAAAATCTTATATGCATCCTTCACTCGGTAAATCCCTTTGTTGTGCCTCTTCCACCATATTGAATCCAAACCTTCCTGTAGTCCTGTAAATGTTTCCGGCTCTTTGTAGAGGTCAGTTAATCTTGTTATCTCTCAGTCATTCAGCTGTCTTCTTAGAGCTATTTCTCATCCTTGACAACTCCTCATATCAGCGACTGTCTTATGCTGGTTTTGTGCTAAATCGAACATATCTGAGTATCTTTCCTTTAAGCTTCCCATTCCTAGCCAGTTATCATTCCAAAAAGATGTGTTCCTTTCGTTGGTCACTCTTATGGAGGAGTGATTCTTCATTATTGGCCAAAGTTCTCTGATGGATTTCCACACACTTACTCCATATGATGTACTGACTTTTTTTGACACCCAGTTGTTTTCTTCACCATACTTTGCTTTGATCACTTTGGCCCATAAAGATTGGGGTTCTTTAGAGTACTTCCATAACCATTTAATTCTAAGAGCCTTGCTTTGGTTCTTCAAATTCCTTATCCTAATCCACCTTGTTTTTTATCCATAATGTCTTCCAATTGACTAAATGGAAGACCTTTTTCTCCTTATTGCCTTGCCAAATGAATGTTCTTCGGAGTTTGTCCAATCTCTGTAAAATGCCTGCTGGAATTGGGAACAAAGACATCATGTAAGTAGGTAGAGAGTCTAATACTGAGTTGATTAGAACTAGCCTACCCCCCAATGATAGGTACTGCGATTTCCATCTTGACAACTTCTTCTCACACTTTTCTATGACTGAATTCcagatttcttttgatttggaTCTTGCACCAAGAGGCATCCCAAGGTAAACAGTTGGTAGGGACCCAACTTCTCCTCCCAATATCTGAGTCAGTTGCCCCATGTTGTTAACTTCATTAATGGGAAAAATATTGCTCTTTCTCCAGTTAATGTGTAATCCTGATACTCCTTCAAATAAAACCAAAATGATCCTTAAGAATCTAAGTTGGTCTTTTTCAGCATCACAGAAGACTAGAGTATCATCAGCATATTGGAGATGTGTGATCTCTAGATTGTTAGCCCCACTCCTGTTTACCTCAAAGCCTTTAACCCATCCATTGACTTTAGCCGTTTTGATCATATTGTTCAATCCTTCCATGGTTATGATGAATAGAAAGGGAGATAAAGGATCACCTTGTCTGAGACCTCTGTGTGAGTGAAAATAACCTTTAGGACCTCCATTTATAAGAATGGAGAATTTCACAGTAGATATGCAAAATTTCATCCATCTAATCCATTTTTGCCCAAAACCCATTTGTTCTAACATTCTTAGTAGGAAGCTCCAGTTCACATGATCATAGGCCTTCTCGATATCCAATTTGCATAAGATTCCaggttctttcttttttattcttgaatCCACAGCTTCATTGGCAATCATCACTGCATCAATTATTTGTCTTCCTTTGATGAACGCCATTTGTTGAGCATCAACAAGTTTCCCAACCACCCTCTTAAGTCTTTCAGTTAAAGACTTTTGAGAGCAGTTTGTAGAAGCTCCCTATCAGACTGATCGGTCTGAAATCTCTCAATTCTTTCGCACCTGTCTTCTTTGGAATCAATGCTATATATGTTGCATTGAAGCTTTTCTCAAACATCTCCTGTGAATGGAAGTTGTTAAAAGCCGCCATGATATCTTCCTTCAAAATGTCCCAACACTTTCTGAAAAAACCCATTGTGTATCCATCTGGACCTGGAGCCTTGTCACTTGCACACATCTTCAGACTGCTCAGCACTTCTTGTTCCTCAAAGTTACTCTGTAAAGACTCCCTTTCCGATTCAGAAATGCTTGGACTATTTTCGAAATTGACTGTTGGTCTCCACTGTTCAGGTTCTGTGTATAGCTCCTTGTAGAATTCAATAATCTCGTTCTCTATTCTTTCTGGATCCTCGATTACTTCATGTCGAATCATTATTTGGTCAATGTTGTTGTTTCTCTTGCGTGCATTTGCAGTCCGATGGAAAAATTTTGTATTCCTATCCCCTTCTTTGAGCCACAAAGCTCTTGATTTTTGTCTCCATGCAAATTCTTCATTCTTGAGTTGCACCTCAATCTCCATTAGAGTGGCTGCTTTCCTGACTGATTCCTCCTCTGTCAACGCTCTTAGTTGTTGCGTTGTCTCAAAATCTGCTAGTTGACTTAGCATTTTTGATTTCTGCAGTCCCAAATTGCCTTCGTAACTTCTGCTCCAACCTTTTAGCTTGCCCTTGAGAGCTTTTAACTTGCAAGCTAAAATGTAATCAGGTCTTCCTGAGAATTCAAAAGATCTTCATGGAACAAAGCATACGGAACAAAGCATATGTGAGCTGGAGCACAATCTGCTCTGCCATGAATCTGTTTGGAAATTCAAAAAGAAACATGTTTCCTGTCATTTCATATATGTTTACTCCGTATGCTTTGTTCCATGAAGCACTAGCCCATCGCCTTATATCTGCTAAAGTGGGTCTCCTTGCACAATCTGCTCTGCCATGAATCTGTTTGGAAATTCAAAAAGAAACATGTTTCCTGTCATTTCATATATGTTTACTCTGTATGCTTTGTTCCATGAAGCACCCTGTATTAACAATGcactggttttttttttttgataaggtaaattgtattaatcaaaagggagagaactcccgtatacaagaagtataccaaaaagtagagaatttacatcaGAACATGATTTTCTACAAAAGACGCCCAATCTTCTATACAAAtaggggctatatgagtgcaccaaaaagcgatcaaagataaaagactattcttaagatgtgaaaaaggagactcaatcccctcaaaagctctcttatttctctccccccaaactatccacatgagagctaacggggcgaacttccacgccttttgctttcttcttctacGGAAACCGGCCCAGCTATTTTGGAAGGGTATCAGGAAGCTGTGGAACACTTTCACTCTTAATACAACTCTCCAGGTTGGCAGTGGGGAACACAATCCTATTTTGGAAGGATCCTTGGTATGGTCAAAGTACTTTGAAGGACGCTTACCCAACACTTTTTTCAGTTGCAACTAACCCAAACTCTACAGTTGCCCAAAACTGGGAGGAGAACACTTGGAGCCCAAGATTAAGAAGAAACCTAAATGATTGGGAAATAGAGGATTTGCTAGCTCTTCTTGGCAGCCTCCAGAACATCTCCATCAACGACCAAGACAGAGACAAACTTAAATGGGGCAACAGTAGAGGGGGTTCCTATTCAGTCAAAGGAAGCTATTACAACTTGAGCTCTAACAAAGCTTTGATTGACCAGTGGCCATGGAAAGTGATCTGGAAGATAAAAATTCCCCCTAAGGTCAGTGGTTTCTGTTGGATAACTCTACAGGGTGCTTGTCTAACTCAGGATAACCTTCTCAGAAGGGGTTTCCAACTAGCCAACAGATGCCATATGTTCCTTAGCAATCATGAAACAATCAATCACCTGTTCCTCCACTGTACAGTTGAGGCAGACATTTGGTCAATATTTATTTCACTTTTTGGTCTACATTGGACTATGCCTAGGGATGTCAGGGATGCCATTGTGAGCTGGAGCTCCTGGAAAGTTGATAAGTCCATCAAAAGAATCTGGTctatggttcctgctgttattttGTGGTACATATGGACAGAGAGGAATCAAAGATGCTTTGATGGCATCTCAACTGCCAGACACAAACTTAAGGCTAGATGTTTAGTTTTACTTTTTTGCTGGGTAAACCACACCCCTGTGTATAACCCTGACCTTTTCTTGGACTTTATCAGCTCCATAGTATTGTAATAGGTTTTTGTCCTCCCTAGGAGTTGATATCTCCTTTTCTTTTGTAATCATTGCATCTTCTGGATGCCTTTTAATTAATATACAacttacttcatcaaaaaaaacCGGCCCAACTATATAGCATTTCCTTTACAGTGCTTGGCATCACCCATTGAACACCAAAAAGGTTCAGGATCGCCCTCCACAAAGCCGAGGACACAGGGCAATGCAACAAAAGATGATCAACTTCTTCCCCTGAGCTTTTACACATATAGCACCAACTAACAAGTGTAATTCCCCTCTTTCGCAGATTCTCAGCAGTCAAAATCACTCCCCTCGCCGCTAGCCATGCAAAAAAGCACACCTTCCTTTACAGTGCTTGGCATCACCCATTGAACACCAAAAAGGTTCAGGATCGCCCTCCACAAAGCCGAGGACACGGGGCAATGCAACAAAAGATGATCAACTTCTTCCCCTGAGCTTTTACACATATAGCACCAACTAACAAGTGTAATTCCCCTCTTTCGCAGATTCTCAGCAGTCAAAATCACTCCCCTCGCCGCTAGCCATGCAAAAAAGCATACCTTCGTGGGCGCCTTAGGAATCCAGATCGAGGAGTATGGAAAAGAGGCCTCCTCTCTCACCAACAATGCAATGGGTTtaaatgcatgcattagcttagttaaagataaAATTGCCTTCAAAATtcatgcttgattaaaatatgctattatattaatgcaagtttgaTGTAAAGTTTGATACTGAAATTGCTCCCGCTATTTATATCTATCCTCCACCAGTTTCATCATTGTAAATTTATAAATCTGTACTCTACTAATACGTACTAGAATGCACCTATAatcaactcatttccttttttttttaattcaaactttCTTTGCCTAATAATCCAAGAAAGTGGAAAATAAAATTACATCCCTAGTtgataaataaatacttagcacatttccttttttataaataaatattcagtTCTATACTTCAaaggtagacaaatcaaataattttttaaaacctttttcatataaaaacattcctctaacatatgtttcttttaaaaagataaAGTGATGGACTGGTTatgagggtatttttgtaaacaaacaattcttttagaaattgtgcaatgctttaatatatcaaaccaaacattggataagaaatatgtcaacATAACtgatgtcagcataactaatgcaagcataactaatacaCCCTATTCAGCACTATTCatatgcaccctaccaaacgacccctcagAGTTTCTAGTAATATCATTGAAAAAAATACGTTTCAGAGCTTTGAACGCTGAGTCACCATGCCTCCTTTTACATTTTGATGCAACACAAGCTAATTTCATTGAAGTCATAAAAACTTACTCATTGAAGTCACGCTGTGTCTGAAGGAGGTTACCATCAACATCCATATTACTAAAAGCCTCTAATGTTTCCAATATATGCATCCTCTGCAACATTCAGAAAAAGTAAATTACACATTCACTGCTGGacccacaaaaaaaaaatatactcaGCAATTACCCAAATCCCATTCTAATCATTCTGTTAAAACAAGTCCTTCAATAAGAGAGGTGAAAAGAGCATCTCTTTGACGCTGAAGTTTTAATGGGAAGAGGTGAGGGTTTCTTTCAGAAGGAGCAAAGACAGAAAGGTGGAGACCGGAAGAACCAATCAGGACACAAGTGAGGATGATAATAAAGAGCTTAAGTGAGCTTGTGGTCCCATAACAGATGTTCTCTTAACAGAAAATGCATGCAGAAAATCGTTTGTTCTTTGTTAAGGATTATAACATGAGATCTCTTTATGTTTATCAAGATAAAAGAAAGAAGTGCGATGTTTTTCTCCTCTGTATCAAATCCTGTCTTCTTAACTATGTGTTGACAAACCAAAGAATTAAATGAAATTAGCTAACTCTCCATTTATATCAATCTTATATTCAGAATAAAAGAACCCCACATCAAAGTAGGATTTCATTGTACACATTCAAACTCATACAATGATGCCATCTAGGGTAATCACACATCCAAAAGGGAAAGATAACCCATAATGCAATAATTGCTCCACATTTCAATGAAATATATCAAATCTTTTAAAATGTCCTTTTGGAAAGTAGGGAAACAAAGGAGATAAATCATAATATAAGAACAAGATGTGCATACAAGGATGATGCCTAATGGTCGATGAAGTTGGAATGAAGACCACCGGAGACTAAGGTATTCCAGCAGATTCAGAAAACGTAGGTGATTGTCATTTCCAAGGTACCTTTCTATTTCTCTCTTTCTATTTGACTGCTTATAACTCTATAGGCTAGTGACTCTCAAACTGAGGCGGCTCAGATTCAATTTTCCATAGCCCGTCctttctttcttcctttgctaataTATGACACAGCTGCTTAACACTAATCATCTCGGTCTTCTAAAACACAAACTACTGTAGAATCAACCTAAATAGCTTAGAAACAAAAAGTCATTACTTAAAGCCAAATGAACACAAACAGCATGAAAATAACAAGAAATACAACTTTAGCAGACTAAATGTTTTATTAGCGACCAAAGTCACGAGGAAAAATGTAAGTAATAAATACCATGTCCACATCCATATTAGGAGGAAATAGTGAATTTCTTCCTCTAGAAGATGAGACTGTACGAGGTTGTCCAGGGAAACGGCTCCTCAACCTTGACATTCTATTTGATGAGGAAGCCCGAGCTTGAGAAGCTCTGCGAGATGTGATGGATGCATTTCTTGATTGTCGTCTGCGTATGTTTGCAACCAATGATCCACTCTGCACAACATCCCCACgtcccaaaaagaaaaaaagacaaaaagaggaaaaagaaaaagaactcgGTCAGAGATCAAGGCACATTCTTAAAGGATGAAAACAGAATATGAATTACAGGTCTTTTGTTTTTTGCACATTTTGAAAACTAATGTATTTAAGATCACGCTTAGACTAGAAAATTCAAAGAGAAAGACACATAAAATAGGTGATACTGCAATCACagcaaattttttaaaaaaataaaaatgaaaaccTTGAATTTCAATCTGCTGCAAGTCAAAGTTATATAACAAAGAAAGAACAATCAATCTGCACAGCTACAACCCAAATTACGAACTCTCATGATCGTTGATCACAGCTATATATCCAACATGAGCACATTCAAGTGTAAAAAATTTCAAGAGAATGGGTACATATAACAAGTACACAGCCCCTAGAGGAAGTTCCGAAAAAGATATGAGGTGCTTAGAAATGGTTGAAGTAGTTGAATAGGAGGATTATTATGACTATTACCAAGCTCAACTGAAAGTCAACATAACTTCTTAATTAACAGTCCGCATAATAAAGCCCCCAAACATGAACATAATGTATAAATCATTGAAAGTCAGATGTCAAAGTCAATATTAGACCTAAGTAGCACATGTTTTACTACGAAGTGATGTAAAGCATAGAGGACAATAAAATGTAATGAAACCCAACATACAAGATTGGATAATTGATTCTCTCCCCCAGAGGAAGCATGTAGGAGATCCTCCTGCGCTAAAGCCAAGGCTACATCTCCATTGATCTGTTGCAAAGAAAAGCAAAACCATCAGAAAATAGTAGGCGTTTGGATAATTTGGTTGAAGTTTAAATAAAGTATTTGAGATTGTAGTTGAAAAGGGTATTTGGAAGAAGTTGTGCTTGGACATGAATTTCACTTGGAAaaaattttgaagttttgtgcATGAAAAGCATTATTTTCACTTGAAATACTCCTTCCTCAAACCGATTTTTCAAACTTCAAATTCtctatttcaagttgaagttgaaatAATGGACCAGATTGTAGAACAAAgacttatttgaattttttttctcaaACATTCCAAATATTATCTATGGATAAAGGGATATGGTACTATGTGTGGAAGACAAGAACAGCTAAATATTGATGGAGAACAGCTAAAAACATGCTCCATAAAGAGTCGAACCTCGCCAACGCCTAAGGAAGGCACCTCATTATATAATTGTTCTTGGAGTTCCCGTGCCAGCCTTTCATCAGCTTCTAATTGTCTGGTTCTAGCATCATCATTCCTACTACTGCTACATACAACATGAGAGCCTTCATATCTTATGGTAGAGGAGGGACTGTCCACATCAATCACCGATTCTACGCCTATACTAACATGATTTCTGTTTCTGGTGGACCTTGTATTAATCCTACTTTCAGGTGAGGCAAGTAAAATGATGTCTAAATCATCAGAGGCCGATGTAGAACATTCACCATGGCTGCTTGCAGCAGGTCCCTGCTTTAGTCTTTTCTTAACTGTGTTTACTGCAGTACGCTGAGGTCCAAGAACGGATTCCTTTGGCTCTGCAGATTCACCAGAAACGTGTCTAATAGAAGCTGAATCGTGATCATTGCTTGCATCATCTCTTCTCGTCACCCTACTCCCACTGGAGTGAGTGACAAAGCAGGCACTATCCTTATCTAAGGTCCTGTGCGCACTGGACAAAGACAAGTTCATGTTCCCACTACGGTTACGTGTACTTCTCCATCCACCTGATTCATCAAAGCTTCTGGACGCATCTCTACTGGAATCACTCGTTTCCTTTGCTTTCTCATCAACAGATATCAACCTTCTGGAAggataaaatgaaagaaaaaaaatctgatGAGACCTTTATCAGGACATGAGTTAATCATTGAGGTAACAGTCAAAAGAAAAGGAACCCAGAATCTTAAGCTACCGAATTCAAAGGAAAACAGTAAGCAGCTTACTATACATTACAATTCTACACTATAGATAAGAAAATGTAACTTGTAAAGCATGACAAATGGTGAAGCGACTAAAATCACCTAACTAAATTGCAAATCTTTTATAACATGGATAAGGAGAGGACAAAGGTAGAAAACTGGTTCGCACAAACTTAGATATGATTATGATTAATAAAGTAAAATCACAGGAATAAGAATGACTATAATAACATCACATGACAATACTTATGAACAAAGGAGTAGTAATATCTCATACAACAAGATGCAGCAAGCATTTAGAGACATCTCATCTAAGCCAAAACAGGGTTACACACAACACAGATATTTTTTCCTGGATAAGTTTACGCAAAACAAAAATATGTCAAAATGCATATCTGAATATGGATGCATCATTTTCTACAGCTGGTTGAACCCATGCATCTATCCACACATGAAAACAAGCTAAACTGTGCTCCCCATAAACCTTCAAAGTATAGATCCCTCAGCAGGGAATTGATTGAGTTAGTCTCTCTGACAACTATGTCATAGAAGATGTAAAGAAaagttctttttttcttttccaatttggAGAGCCAAGTAAATTTGAACTAAACTGCTCTCAGATAAGAATTAAATTTGTCTCTCTATGAATATTTAGACAGCATTCACCAAATACGCACCTGCTATATGGATGTGCTGTTTCATGTTCTTTTGAAGGAGAAGAGTGCGTTATCACCTCCTTACCCTTTAATGTACTAGAGATACCATTTTTAGACATC
Proteins encoded in this window:
- the LOC104232817 gene encoding uncharacterized protein isoform X2, with product MDHVNSDSQFDVPDTPNRLAAKDLNVRSRVSTESGLSTSGHSGYGNIAGERNENQVYVNGVGKRRLFMRPPKGINSSMKSEFHANSSASGLGNSIPSRNGVHFTKVSSIPNSNEKHNLHLSKSENTDSKSQKSSQQNYPVVDLTNKSGSAHVFVKAPTVGAHNGGQVEKCRTRSAAMNEHSHLHKMTPFIPSSITNKGKETDGSSSKSHGEKDSAIDTQLGPRKDGSASLVYSPRVIGQKRLVRNGCISPHNIAKAKKPAVKEDNGVLTHGLTGTSLMASTAVTSLDGAKELMSKNGISSTLKGKEVITHSSPSKEHETAHPYSRRLISVDEKAKETSDSSRDASRSFDESGGWRSTRNRSGNMNLSLSSAHRTLDKDSACFVTHSSGSRVTRRDDASNDHDSASIRHVSGESAEPKESVLGPQRTAVNTVKKRLKQGPAASSHGECSTSASDDLDIILLASPESRINTRSTRNRNHVSIGVESVIDVDSPSSTIRYEGSHVVCSSSRNDDARTRQLEADERLARELQEQLYNEVPSLGVGEINGDVALALAQEDLLHASSGGENQLSNLSGSLVANIRRRQSRNASITSRRASQARASSSNRMSRLRSRFPGQPRTVSSSRGRNSLFPPNMDVDMRMHILETLEAFSNMDVDGNLLQTQRDFNENDYEMLLALDENNHQHGGASVRQINDLPQSTVQ